The genomic interval ATTCGGACGGCCAATGATAACCGTTGCTAATCCATCGCGTAAGATTTTTCCTTGCTGTGATGTTGTTAATAGCTTTTCAATTTCCTGCTTTACATAATTCCCTTTTTCCAAAAATAAACGATGCGTCATTTCCTCCACATCATCATACTCTGGATAATCTATATTAACCTCGACAACAGCGAGTGTTTCTAAAATTTCCTGTCGCAATTTTTGAATGAGTTTTGATAAACGTCCTTCCATCTGTCCTAAAGCAACATTCATCGCCTTATCTGTTTTGGCACGAATTAAGTCCATTACAGCTTCTGCCTGTGAAAGGTCAATACGCCCATTTAAAAAGGCACGCTTCGTAAACTCGCCAGGTTCTGCAAGTCTAGCTCCTTGTGATAAAATGAGCTGTAATACCCGATTCACAGAAACAATGCCTCCATGACAATTGATTTCCACGACATCTTCTCTTGTAAATGTTTTTGGCCCCTTCATAACGGACACCATGACTTCTTCGACGATCTCCCCTGATTTCGGTTCTATTAAATGGCCGTAATGAATCGTATGAGAGTTCACTTGAAGAAGACTTTTTCCGCTTGGACCTCGAAAAATCCCATCAGCTATTTTAATTGCTTCATCCCCACTTATACGAACAATAGCAATTGCTCCTTCGCCAAGCGGCGTTGAAATAGCGGTGATTGTATCAAATTCCATGCTTTCACCTCTTACCTAGAAATCGTTCTATGTGTATTGTTCTATTCTAATAAAATGAAACTTTCATCAACGGATGGGCCGTTTCCCCCACTGATGGTTCGTTGAATGAATTAGGCCTTTACGGGCAGTTATTCCCCACTTATCTGTGATTGATTCCTCTCCGTCCTAAAGTGAAAGGCTTATGGCCCGTTCATCTGCAATAAAGTCCCTAAATACCTACAATACCACAGGAAAGAGGTGAAAAAAAGTAGAGACTATTCCCTGCCTTCCGTTATCCACAAGCTTTCAAAGCTATATTCTGTAACGTTTATTTTAACTTATCCACATGTGAATAACAATATAAGAAGAGAACAACTAGATTATTGAAGCTATTATCCTTTTTAATCTTTGAAAAAAACACAAATCCTTTATCAGTCAGCGCTAGTTCTTTTTCTTCATCATTCCAAATCTCTTATCGTTTCCTCCCGGCATAAGAAAAAACCCTTCGTCTCATTCATACGAAGGGTTTTTTCTATCTTTATTGGATTGGTGTAATGACTAAATAGCGATAAGGCTCAGTACCATGAGATGTCGTTTTAATTTTTCGGTCATTCATAAGAGCAGTATGAATCACCTTTCGCTCATATGAAGGCATTGGCTCTAGTGACACGGCTTTCCCTGTTCTAACTGCTTTATCAGCCATTCTCGTTGCTAACAAAATGAGTGTTTCGTTTCGACGTTCTCGATAACCTTCTGCATCAACGACAACATTCAAATATTGTTTAGCATGTCGATTCACCACAAGTTGAGTCAAATATTGAAGAGCATTTAATGTTTGACCTCGTTTTCCAATTACTAAAGCAATTTTTTCTCCGGATAGAAGAAACGTAATTGTTTTTCCTTGTCGCTGAATCATTATATCAGCTTGTACTCCCATTTCTTCACTTACTTTTTTCAAAAAGTGAAGAGATTCCTCGATAGGATCCGCTAACAACGTTACATGGACGATAGCTTGTCTAGAACCAAATAAACCAAATAGCCCTCTCTTGCCTTCATCTGCAATTTCAATTTCAACGCGATCTCTTGTGCTGTTAAGCTGAGCTAAAGCTGATTCAACTGCTGCTTCGACAGATTGTCCTGTAGCAGTTATCTTTTTCACTTTTTCTTTGCTCCCCCTGCATTTTCTGCAGCTGCTTTTTTCAACTCTGGGCCTTTAATAAAATAAGTTTGAACAATACCATAGATGTTCCCTACTACCCAATATAACGAAAGAGCCGCTGGGAAATTAAAAGCAAAAATCATAATCATAATTGGCATA from Peribacillus asahii carries:
- the jag gene encoding RNA-binding cell elongation regulator Jag/EloR, which codes for MKKITATGQSVEAAVESALAQLNSTRDRVEIEIADEGKRGLFGLFGSRQAIVHVTLLADPIEESLHFLKKVSEEMGVQADIMIQRQGKTITFLLSGEKIALVIGKRGQTLNALQYLTQLVVNRHAKQYLNVVVDAEGYRERRNETLILLATRMADKAVRTGKAVSLEPMPSYERKVIHTALMNDRKIKTTSHGTEPYRYLVITPIQ
- the mnmE gene encoding tRNA uridine-5-carboxymethylaminomethyl(34) synthesis GTPase MnmE, which produces MEFDTITAISTPLGEGAIAIVRISGDEAIKIADGIFRGPSGKSLLQVNSHTIHYGHLIEPKSGEIVEEVMVSVMKGPKTFTREDVVEINCHGGIVSVNRVLQLILSQGARLAEPGEFTKRAFLNGRIDLSQAEAVMDLIRAKTDKAMNVALGQMEGRLSKLIQKLRQEILETLAVVEVNIDYPEYDDVEEMTHRLFLEKGNYVKQEIEKLLTTSQQGKILRDGLATVIIGRPNVGKSSLLNSLVQENKAIVTDIPGTTRDVIEEYVNVRGVPLKLVDTAGIRETEDIVERIGVERSRAVLKEADLILLVLNYSDELTAEDESLFEAVSGMDVIVIVNKTDLPQKIDLERVYELARSHKVVTTSLLEEQGIDELEEAIADLFFEGSLEASDLTYVSNTRHIALLGQALQAITDAIDAIEMDTPIDLVQIDFTKAWELLGEVIGESVQDNLINQLFSQFCLGK